A DNA window from Stenotrophomonas sp. 57 contains the following coding sequences:
- a CDS encoding MoaD/ThiS family protein, translating to MRQVNLQLFGAFSELDASREIAVEVAGGTVADLRQALRELLPLRWPGFRAGLLDYSAFADQQRVLRDHEALPDDGRVAILPPVSGG from the coding sequence ATGAGACAGGTGAATCTGCAGTTGTTCGGTGCGTTTTCCGAACTGGATGCCAGCCGTGAAATCGCGGTGGAGGTGGCCGGTGGCACCGTGGCCGACCTGCGCCAGGCGCTGCGCGAGCTTCTGCCACTGCGTTGGCCGGGTTTCCGTGCCGGCCTGCTGGATTACTCGGCATTCGCCGACCAGCAACGCGTACTGCGCGACCACGAGGCGCTGCCCGACGATGGCCGGGTGGCGATCCTGCCGCCGGTGAGCGGGGGCTGA